A single window of Leptospira wolffii serovar Khorat str. Khorat-H2 DNA harbors:
- a CDS encoding alkaline phosphatase D family protein gives MRRKRFLSSTHLLFSFHALLFLHLAVYGKSGNSDTASPSLILSGPMLGYSTHKEVKIWVQTRTPSRVQVEYFSEEDPNKKYQSQEVVSKHKEGNVAHLIADQLEPGKVYEYRIYVNGKFQEPKSAQKFKVQAIWIGKTSGAPDLKFALGSCAFVNDPKYDTQPKPYGGDYSIYTSIHSLRPDFMLWLGDNIYLREPDWESRTGFLYRYTKQRSLEELQPLLADVHQYAIWDDHDWGPNDGDASFWMRDTAEEMFKLFWANPNYAKDGIYGSFTWGDAQFFLMDDRSFRTANDNKTGEREFFGKKQLDWLINGLAFSKAKFKFVAVGGQVLNPLSVFENYATYPEEREKLLSAIRKMKIKNVIFLTGDRHFTELSFLEENGEEPLYDFTVSPLTSSTHAPITEKNPLRVEGTLIDDKRNFGLIEITGPPKRRLLKMSVFDAEGRTLWSREISPR, from the coding sequence ATGAGACGCAAACGGTTTTTATCTTCCACACATTTGCTTTTTTCGTTCCATGCTTTGTTGTTTCTACACTTGGCTGTCTATGGAAAAAGTGGTAATTCCGACACAGCTTCGCCTTCACTCATCCTCTCCGGTCCGATGTTGGGGTATTCGACTCATAAGGAAGTGAAGATATGGGTACAAACCAGAACACCTTCCAGAGTGCAGGTCGAATACTTTTCGGAAGAAGATCCTAATAAGAAATATCAAAGTCAAGAAGTAGTTTCCAAACATAAAGAGGGTAACGTAGCCCATCTTATCGCCGACCAATTGGAACCGGGAAAGGTTTACGAATACAGGATCTATGTGAACGGAAAATTTCAGGAACCGAAATCGGCTCAAAAATTCAAGGTCCAGGCGATTTGGATCGGTAAGACTTCCGGGGCGCCCGATCTAAAATTTGCATTGGGGAGTTGCGCTTTCGTAAATGATCCGAAATACGATACCCAACCCAAACCTTACGGCGGAGACTATTCCATCTATACTTCGATCCATTCTCTCCGTCCGGACTTCATGCTTTGGTTAGGAGATAATATATATCTGAGAGAACCGGATTGGGAATCCAGGACCGGATTCTTATATAGATATACGAAACAAAGATCTTTAGAGGAATTGCAGCCTCTTTTGGCGGATGTACATCAGTATGCGATTTGGGACGATCACGATTGGGGACCTAACGACGGAGACGCCTCTTTTTGGATGAGAGATACCGCCGAAGAGATGTTCAAGCTTTTCTGGGCGAATCCGAATTATGCTAAAGACGGAATTTACGGCTCCTTTACTTGGGGTGATGCACAATTCTTTTTAATGGACGATCGTAGCTTTCGTACTGCGAACGATAATAAAACCGGAGAAAGGGAATTCTTCGGAAAGAAGCAACTGGATTGGTTGATCAACGGATTGGCGTTCTCGAAGGCGAAATTCAAATTCGTGGCGGTAGGAGGACAGGTCTTGAATCCTCTCTCGGTATTCGAGAATTACGCTACCTATCCCGAGGAAAGGGAGAAACTTCTATCTGCGATCCGTAAAATGAAGATCAAGAACGTTATCTTTCTTACGGGCGACAGGCATTTTACGGAGCTTTCCTTCTTGGAGGAAAACGGGGAGGAGCCTCTGTACGATTTCACTGTGTCTCCGCTCACTTCTTCTACGCACGCTCCGATAACGGAAAAAAATCCTCTTCGTGTGGAAGGTACATTAATAGACGACAAGCGAAACTTCGGTTTAATAGAGATTACCGGTCCCCCCAAACGTAGGCTTCTTAAAATGAGCGTATTTGATGCGGAAGGAAGGACTCTTTGGTCCAGGGAAATCTCGCCCAGATGA
- a CDS encoding alpha/beta hydrolase produces the protein MKARRNMIYLLAIVLLFLIGLIGLLYKNQDKLIFFPEILPEDYTFAFPYPFEEVSLEVEGGDKVYGLFFPAIGPSKGTVLYFHGNAGSLRTWGGVSQDFVLRGWDLLMTDYRGYGKSEARLSEKGMYEDAESWFDFLENRKGKRSEEILVYGRSIGTGVALELGLRRKPRHIILETPYTSMADLAREFYPFVPGWFLSYSLRSEDKIGKVSCPVSIFHGNEDEIVPFRQGAKLYEIGKLSGTTDIELIEIEGGNHNNLSFFPKYQKELSAILDRIHSRRRVSGNQK, from the coding sequence ATGAAGGCGAGAAGAAATATGATCTATCTCTTGGCGATTGTCCTTCTTTTTCTGATCGGTCTTATCGGATTACTGTATAAGAATCAGGACAAGCTGATCTTCTTTCCGGAAATTTTACCGGAAGATTATACATTCGCTTTTCCTTATCCATTCGAGGAGGTCTCTTTGGAAGTCGAGGGCGGAGATAAAGTTTACGGACTATTCTTCCCTGCGATCGGCCCTTCTAAGGGGACCGTCTTGTATTTTCACGGAAATGCGGGAAGCCTCAGAACCTGGGGAGGGGTCTCTCAGGATTTCGTTCTTAGAGGATGGGATCTCCTCATGACGGATTATAGAGGATACGGAAAAAGCGAGGCCCGTCTATCCGAGAAAGGGATGTACGAGGATGCGGAGTCCTGGTTCGACTTTTTAGAGAATAGAAAAGGCAAGAGATCGGAAGAGATCCTGGTTTATGGTCGATCCATAGGAACCGGAGTCGCTTTGGAGTTGGGACTCAGAAGAAAACCGCGGCATATCATATTAGAAACCCCTTATACTTCTATGGCGGATTTGGCTCGGGAGTTTTATCCTTTTGTACCCGGTTGGTTTTTATCCTACTCGCTTAGATCGGAAGATAAGATCGGAAAAGTTTCCTGCCCCGTTTCCATATTTCACGGAAACGAGGATGAGATCGTTCCTTTCCGTCAAGGAGCAAAGCTTTATGAAATCGGCAAATTGTCCGGAACTACCGATATAGAATTAATAGAAATAGAAGGAGGAAATCATAATAATCTCTCCTTCTTTCCCAAATACCAGAAGGAATTATCCGCGATACTGGATCGTATTCATTCCCGACGCAGAGTCTCAGGAAATCAGAAATAA
- the folE gene encoding GTP cyclohydrolase I FolE has protein sequence MEQEVTNILKEIGEDPKREGLLNTPKRVKKAYEFLTSGYRANIDTIVNGAIFEEDSEGMVLVRDIEMYSLCEHHLLPFFGKAHVGYIPNKKIIGISKIPRIVDVFARRLQVQERMTEQIANALMEVLDPLGVAVVIKAKHLCMMMRGVEKQNSELFTSCMLGEFKTNMVTRSEFLDLIRTGST, from the coding sequence TTGGAACAGGAAGTAACGAACATACTGAAGGAGATAGGAGAAGATCCTAAAAGGGAAGGACTCTTAAACACTCCTAAACGGGTTAAAAAAGCCTACGAATTCCTCACCTCAGGATACAGAGCCAATATCGATACCATAGTCAACGGAGCTATCTTCGAGGAAGATAGTGAAGGTATGGTACTCGTTCGGGACATAGAAATGTATTCTCTTTGTGAACATCACCTTCTTCCTTTTTTCGGAAAGGCTCACGTCGGTTATATTCCGAACAAGAAAATCATCGGCATTTCCAAGATTCCCAGGATTGTAGACGTCTTTGCCAGAAGATTACAGGTTCAGGAAAGAATGACCGAGCAGATCGCGAACGCGCTTATGGAAGTATTGGATCCGCTCGGAGTCGCTGTGGTCATCAAGGCCAAGCATCTCTGCATGATGATGAGAGGTGTGGAAAAACAGAACTCGGAACTATTCACCTCCTGCATGTTGGGAGAATTCAAAACCAATATGGTGACTAGAAGCGAATTCCTGGATCTGATCCGAACCGGATCCACCTGA
- a CDS encoding methyl-accepting chemotaxis protein, with protein MELSINKSVSLDSTILQIWKNGAIVINRIRFGLVLLFVVSLAGAYKSFQPLQFAVHAIGTLVMGIYCIIDFILNRKGKMPVGFHKLLVLCDVTVMSATLILDGFVSPEVAASSLKNVVLFFIYFYIMIYSCLLGEKNFVLIVGTYSTIGAALALVTAISHGVGFVDDPELVKINTNLSASTEIIKLAFIFTAGVILAQLMRLFLKLTEEGNRLYLDSTSFLEKLKGNQIIINGSAESLENSLLKFAQFINRTGEKMESQAASLEQVNAVLEELSAASNNTSHSIETQNKSLGELVGSSQKLEGIISAITEYSGALSSFAEDNKADMENVTIAAEKTKSYLADIASSFNRVDEINQIMGEIADKTNLLALNASIEAARAGTAGRGFAVVANEVSKLADFTSENAKSISSIVHQSQTFINEAKTASAETGDLTEKQKFKILETSDRILKMNDLYLEQRNIIRRFLEELNSIRSVSHEIQESAKEQLVGQQEMIKTMSQLERDINEINQDSGNLSTEIQSIKDKASELRVLSRNSE; from the coding sequence ATGGAGCTCTCCATTAACAAATCCGTTTCTTTGGACTCTACGATCCTTCAAATTTGGAAAAACGGTGCCATCGTAATAAATCGGATTCGATTCGGATTGGTTTTATTATTCGTCGTCTCCCTTGCAGGAGCTTATAAGAGTTTTCAACCATTACAATTCGCCGTTCATGCAATCGGCACTCTCGTGATGGGTATCTATTGCATCATAGATTTTATACTGAATCGCAAAGGTAAGATGCCTGTGGGATTTCATAAACTCTTGGTTTTATGCGATGTTACCGTCATGAGTGCGACCTTGATTTTGGATGGCTTCGTAAGTCCTGAGGTAGCAGCAAGCTCCTTGAAGAACGTCGTCTTATTCTTCATTTATTTTTATATAATGATCTATTCCTGCCTATTAGGAGAGAAGAATTTCGTACTAATCGTAGGAACCTATTCAACGATCGGAGCCGCACTCGCATTGGTCACGGCTATCAGCCACGGAGTGGGTTTCGTAGACGATCCGGAGCTCGTAAAAATCAACACGAATCTAAGCGCCTCCACGGAAATCATCAAGTTGGCTTTCATATTTACCGCAGGTGTGATCCTAGCGCAACTAATGCGGCTATTCTTAAAACTTACGGAAGAAGGGAATCGGCTCTATCTGGATTCCACCTCATTCTTAGAGAAACTGAAGGGAAACCAAATCATTATCAACGGATCCGCGGAGAGTCTGGAAAATTCTCTCCTGAAATTCGCGCAGTTCATCAATCGAACGGGCGAGAAGATGGAATCTCAGGCGGCGTCTCTGGAACAAGTCAATGCGGTATTGGAAGAGCTTTCTGCGGCATCCAATAACACCTCCCATTCCATAGAAACACAGAACAAAAGTCTGGGGGAATTGGTGGGCAGTTCTCAAAAACTCGAGGGCATAATTTCCGCTATCACCGAATACAGCGGAGCGCTTTCCAGCTTCGCGGAAGACAATAAGGCGGATATGGAGAATGTTACCATCGCCGCGGAGAAAACCAAATCTTATCTCGCGGATATCGCGAGTTCCTTCAATCGAGTGGACGAGATCAATCAGATCATGGGAGAGATCGCGGATAAGACCAATCTTTTAGCGCTCAACGCATCCATAGAAGCGGCAAGAGCCGGAACGGCAGGGAGAGGATTTGCGGTAGTCGCAAACGAAGTGAGCAAACTTGCCGACTTCACGTCGGAAAACGCGAAATCCATTTCGAGTATTGTCCACCAATCCCAAACCTTCATCAACGAAGCCAAGACCGCATCCGCAGAAACGGGAGATCTCACGGAAAAGCAAAAGTTTAAAATTCTGGAGACTTCGGACAGAATTTTGAAAATGAACGATCTCTATCTGGAGCAAAGAAACATCATCCGTAGATTCCTGGAAGAATTGAACAGCATCCGTTCCGTCTCACATGAAATACAAGAATCGGCAAAGGAACAACTCGTAGGTCAGCAGGAGATGATCAAGACCATGTCCCAATTAGAGAGAGACATCAACGAAATCAATCAGGACTCCGGAAACCTGAGTACCGAAATTCAAAGCATCAAAGATAAGGCTTCCGAACTTAGGGTTCTCAGTCGCAATTCCGAATAA
- the acs gene encoding acetate--CoA ligase: MAKERIVQPFPHFKKTANITLKEYKTLYKESIENPKKFWAKQATERLSWFKKWDNVLSHDFKNAKVQWFKGGKLNVSYNCLDRHLDSPLKNKAAIIWEGDNPNESKVYTYHDLYREVNKVANVLKKLGVKKGDVVLVYLPMIPELAITILACTRIGAIHTVVFGGFSPEALQSRIEDCKPKLIITSDGGYRGGKSLDLKRAVDTALDLSSQKVKDLIVVKRTEQDVNINWKEGRDHWWHFLVNDPELPSYCKPEHMDAEDPLFILYTSGSTGKPKGVLHTTGGYLLGVNMTFHYVFDIKPTDTYWCTADIGWVTGHSYLVYGPLSNGATSLMFEGVPTYPDAGRFWDVIDKHGVTVFYTAPTAIRSLMREGVELIQKRSLKTLRLLGSVGEPINPEAWEWYFKNIGKSKCPIVDTWWQTETGGIMISPIPGAIAQKPGSATLPFFGVQPVLLDENGKEIEAKGEISGNLSIKFPWPSMMRGVFGDAKRFYDTYFSIYKGYYFTGDGARRDKDGYYWITGRVDDVINVSGHRIGSAEVESALVENISVAEAAVVGFPHDIKGQGIYAYVTVKQGVTTNDSLKKELIATVEKVIGKIARPDVIHWAPGLPKTRSGKIMRRILRKIAGGEFEGLGDISTLADPSVVEKLIEDKKKYHS; the protein is encoded by the coding sequence ATGGCGAAGGAACGAATCGTTCAACCTTTTCCTCATTTCAAAAAAACGGCAAATATTACGCTTAAAGAATATAAGACCTTATACAAGGAATCTATCGAAAACCCCAAGAAGTTCTGGGCTAAGCAAGCCACGGAAAGACTTTCCTGGTTCAAGAAATGGGACAACGTTCTTTCCCATGATTTCAAAAACGCGAAAGTACAATGGTTCAAGGGTGGAAAGTTAAACGTCTCCTACAATTGCCTGGATCGGCACCTGGATTCCCCCTTAAAGAACAAGGCCGCAATCATCTGGGAAGGAGACAATCCCAACGAATCCAAGGTATACACCTATCACGATCTTTACAGGGAAGTGAATAAGGTCGCGAACGTTCTCAAAAAATTAGGCGTAAAGAAAGGAGACGTGGTTCTCGTTTATCTTCCGATGATTCCGGAACTAGCGATCACCATCCTTGCCTGCACCAGAATCGGGGCGATCCATACGGTGGTGTTCGGCGGATTTTCTCCTGAAGCTTTGCAGAGTAGAATAGAGGATTGCAAACCCAAACTCATCATAACCTCGGACGGAGGATATAGAGGAGGCAAGAGTCTAGATCTGAAACGGGCGGTCGACACCGCTCTGGATCTTTCCTCACAAAAAGTCAAAGACCTGATCGTAGTGAAACGAACCGAACAGGATGTGAATATCAACTGGAAAGAAGGCCGAGATCATTGGTGGCATTTTCTAGTGAATGATCCGGAACTCCCCTCCTATTGCAAACCGGAGCATATGGATGCGGAGGATCCTCTTTTCATTCTTTACACTTCCGGTTCTACGGGAAAACCGAAAGGAGTATTGCATACTACCGGCGGCTATCTTCTCGGCGTAAATATGACCTTCCATTACGTTTTCGACATTAAGCCTACGGACACTTATTGGTGTACCGCCGATATAGGCTGGGTGACAGGACACAGTTATCTAGTATATGGTCCTCTTTCCAACGGAGCGACTTCACTCATGTTCGAAGGAGTTCCTACTTATCCTGATGCCGGAAGATTTTGGGATGTGATCGACAAACACGGAGTAACCGTATTCTACACCGCACCGACCGCAATTCGTTCCCTGATGAGGGAAGGTGTGGAACTGATCCAGAAAAGAAGCCTCAAGACTCTTCGCCTATTGGGTTCCGTGGGAGAACCGATCAACCCGGAAGCTTGGGAATGGTATTTTAAGAATATAGGAAAATCCAAATGTCCTATCGTGGATACTTGGTGGCAAACGGAAACAGGCGGTATCATGATCTCTCCGATTCCCGGTGCGATCGCTCAGAAACCCGGTTCGGCGACTCTACCGTTCTTCGGAGTACAGCCGGTCTTATTGGACGAAAACGGTAAGGAAATCGAGGCTAAGGGAGAAATCTCCGGAAATCTTTCCATCAAATTTCCTTGGCCTTCCATGATGAGAGGTGTATTCGGAGATGCGAAAAGATTTTACGATACTTACTTCTCCATTTATAAAGGATATTATTTCACTGGAGACGGAGCGAGAAGGGACAAGGACGGTTATTATTGGATTACGGGTCGAGTAGACGACGTAATCAATGTATCCGGACATAGAATCGGTTCCGCGGAAGTGGAGAGCGCTCTGGTGGAAAACATCTCGGTGGCAGAAGCGGCGGTCGTAGGTTTCCCTCACGATATCAAAGGACAAGGAATCTACGCGTATGTGACAGTGAAACAAGGAGTCACTACGAACGATTCTTTAAAAAAGGAATTGATCGCAACGGTAGAAAAGGTGATCGGTAAGATCGCAAGACCCGATGTCATCCACTGGGCCCCCGGACTTCCTAAGACCAGGTCCGGAAAGATCATGCGCAGAATTCTCCGCAAAATCGCCGGGGGAGAATTCGAAGGACTGGGCGATATCTCGACCCTGGCCGATCCTAGCGTCGTAGAAAAACTGATCGAGGACAAAAAGAAATACCATAGTTGA
- a CDS encoding lysophospholipid acyltransferase family protein has protein sequence MSDSSIPESRDSFKRKFLVWFVPTVVVFLQRLIGLSSRKVELGREHFDALFGNKKPFILSIWHTNVLYSPYLNRNRKVAVLISESKDGDFITGVVHRFGNGSIRGSSSKGGSRALKAMIVHLRKNLPAAFTPDGPRGPAWIVQPGLIAAAQVSQVPILPFHYECTRQWIAEKSWDKHRIPKPFTTFVISYGEPILIPRDLDEEGFEKQRLRVEHAMLENKARAEKKAEELRSK, from the coding sequence ATGTCGGATTCGTCGATCCCGGAAAGCCGGGACAGTTTTAAGAGAAAGTTCCTCGTATGGTTCGTGCCAACAGTCGTAGTATTTTTACAAAGATTGATCGGTTTGAGTTCCCGAAAAGTGGAGTTGGGGCGGGAGCATTTCGACGCCTTGTTCGGCAATAAGAAGCCGTTCATTCTTTCCATCTGGCATACTAACGTATTGTATTCACCTTATCTGAATCGAAACCGTAAGGTCGCGGTTTTGATTTCCGAATCCAAGGACGGGGATTTTATTACCGGAGTGGTTCATCGTTTCGGAAACGGAAGTATTCGGGGGAGTTCCTCTAAAGGAGGTTCCCGAGCCTTAAAGGCGATGATCGTACACTTAAGAAAGAATTTGCCGGCGGCTTTCACACCCGACGGACCGCGGGGACCGGCTTGGATCGTACAACCGGGATTGATCGCGGCGGCTCAGGTTTCTCAGGTTCCTATTCTGCCTTTCCATTATGAATGCACCCGGCAATGGATCGCGGAGAAATCTTGGGACAAGCATAGGATTCCGAAACCTTTTACTACTTTTGTGATATCTTACGGAGAACCCATCCTCATTCCAAGAGACTTGGACGAGGAAGGATTCGAAAAACAGCGCCTTAGGGTAGAGCATGCAATGCTGGAAAACAAAGCCAGAGCCGAAAAGAAAGCCGAAGAATTAAGATCCAAATAA
- a CDS encoding methyl-accepting chemotaxis protein, producing MTNGESRKIRWRLTLGLELLTSVVAVPLAVLFIIVAGGYDFQKSLALILASTAALFSSFVFPTIRFLYLGRLLGKLNPAKWEKLNSKGKSGVKKKLLNFPVWNSAFYIVQWSYGIPAAWTMMHISFLPTASESIPFLFLPFIIYPILGVSHFFWTESVLSEVLGSDKLNGLAVEERSIFKISMFIRIIFTIVSIASLPVIIFGYLLVAETSGWIKLGDLTLTLCLTLLFMLITVSVASSLLTKSVKSNTDNMTEAFQGMSEGELQFLLPMASTDELGRSTRMLNDFVKRLRIVVKTVNRESEKLAQSSKTLEQRTKDLSVKMQEQAASAEQMSAGVEEIAASVHSTSLRAEGQSVTVEKATESLVELEERIRNVHASLIETKSDSDRMKIETSDGEAALRSTRNAMSEIESSTAKMESSVNVIYEITDRIGLLSLNAAIEAARAGEAGKGFAVVAQEISKLGEQTQENAKRIRSTLTEAVQATSRGREVIQNTENVFKRIGDTALNTSQRIHNVSVLSDSQLTASAKVKDAFGELIRSADEIRNHTKEQSQTSAEFTKTIGIIAESTEFLNGIVNDIDVLAEKLATQADSLKKEMEFFKT from the coding sequence ATGACGAACGGGGAATCTAGAAAAATCAGATGGAGGCTCACTCTAGGCCTGGAGCTATTAACTTCGGTCGTGGCGGTCCCGTTAGCGGTTCTGTTCATAATCGTCGCAGGCGGTTACGATTTTCAGAAGTCCCTAGCCTTGATTTTAGCTTCCACTGCCGCCTTATTCTCCTCTTTCGTTTTTCCTACGATCCGATTCCTGTATTTGGGACGACTCCTAGGAAAACTAAATCCGGCGAAATGGGAAAAATTAAACTCCAAAGGAAAGTCGGGAGTGAAGAAGAAGCTACTCAATTTTCCGGTATGGAATAGCGCTTTCTATATCGTGCAATGGAGCTACGGAATCCCAGCCGCATGGACTATGATGCATATAAGCTTCCTTCCCACTGCCTCCGAATCCATACCTTTTCTATTTCTCCCTTTTATCATCTATCCTATCCTAGGAGTCTCTCATTTCTTTTGGACCGAATCCGTTCTTTCCGAAGTTTTAGGTTCCGATAAATTGAACGGCCTTGCGGTGGAAGAGAGATCGATCTTCAAAATTTCCATGTTCATCCGGATCATTTTCACAATCGTATCCATCGCATCTTTGCCGGTGATCATCTTCGGATACCTTCTAGTCGCGGAGACATCCGGATGGATCAAACTAGGTGATCTGACCCTGACTCTCTGCTTAACCTTGCTTTTCATGCTGATCACAGTTTCGGTCGCGTCTTCTCTGCTCACTAAAAGCGTAAAAAGCAATACGGACAATATGACCGAAGCGTTCCAGGGAATGTCCGAAGGAGAATTGCAGTTTCTTCTTCCCATGGCCTCCACGGACGAATTAGGAAGAAGCACGAGAATGTTGAACGATTTCGTGAAACGTCTTAGGATCGTGGTTAAGACCGTGAACCGCGAATCGGAAAAACTTGCGCAAAGTTCGAAAACGCTAGAACAAAGAACGAAAGATCTTTCCGTAAAAATGCAGGAACAAGCCGCATCCGCGGAGCAAATGAGCGCCGGGGTGGAGGAAATAGCGGCCTCCGTCCATTCCACTTCCTTACGAGCCGAAGGGCAGTCCGTCACGGTGGAGAAGGCGACGGAATCCTTAGTGGAACTGGAGGAAAGAATCCGAAACGTTCACGCTTCCTTGATAGAAACAAAAAGCGATTCCGATAGAATGAAAATCGAAACTTCGGACGGAGAAGCTGCTTTACGTAGTACTAGAAACGCTATGTCCGAAATAGAGTCCAGCACTGCAAAAATGGAATCCAGCGTTAATGTGATTTATGAGATCACGGATAGGATCGGGCTACTCTCTCTGAATGCGGCCATAGAAGCGGCAAGAGCGGGAGAAGCCGGCAAAGGCTTCGCGGTCGTAGCCCAGGAAATTTCCAAATTAGGGGAGCAGACGCAGGAGAATGCAAAAAGGATCCGCTCCACTTTGACCGAAGCGGTGCAAGCTACGAGCAGAGGACGAGAAGTGATCCAAAATACGGAAAACGTTTTCAAGAGAATAGGAGATACCGCCTTGAATACTTCTCAAAGAATCCATAATGTCTCCGTCTTGTCCGATTCTCAACTTACGGCAAGTGCCAAGGTCAAGGACGCTTTCGGAGAATTGATCCGATCCGCGGATGAAATCCGCAATCATACTAAGGAGCAGTCCCAAACCTCCGCGGAATTTACGAAAACCATCGGAATCATCGCCGAATCTACGGAATTTCTAAACGGAATCGTAAACGATATAGACGTTTTAGCCGAGAAATTGGCAACCCAGGCCGACTCTCTCAAAAAGGAAATGGAATTCTTTAAGACCTAA
- a CDS encoding cobalamin-binding protein, whose product MNRIGPQRIVCLTEETTELLYLLGEEDRIVGISAYTVRPPQAKEEKPKVSAFINGNIKRIKDLNPDLVVGFSDIQAQLAHDLVKEGLNVLITNQRSLTEIFQTILMLGGLVGKSEEVLLLVEKYKNRLEEIRERSKTKRRVRVFFQEWDQPIITGIRWVSELLEIVGAVDTFSHLKDKSLAKDRIVSLHEVGESKPDAIIGSWCGKPMDFEWVRSREEWKQSRALTQDHIFEMDPAIILQPGPALFEEGVLVLEGILDRVRSSAAK is encoded by the coding sequence TTGAACCGCATCGGACCACAAAGAATCGTTTGTTTGACCGAAGAAACTACAGAGCTTCTCTATTTGTTGGGAGAGGAGGACCGGATCGTGGGCATTTCCGCTTATACGGTCCGCCCTCCGCAAGCCAAAGAAGAAAAACCGAAGGTCTCCGCATTTATCAACGGAAACATCAAACGAATCAAAGATTTGAATCCGGATCTTGTGGTCGGTTTCTCCGATATCCAAGCCCAACTCGCCCACGATCTTGTGAAGGAAGGCTTAAACGTTCTCATTACCAACCAAAGAAGTTTAACCGAAATCTTCCAAACCATTCTGATGCTGGGAGGATTGGTGGGAAAATCGGAAGAAGTCCTTCTTCTCGTAGAGAAATACAAGAATCGTTTGGAGGAAATCCGAGAAAGATCCAAAACCAAACGTAGGGTTCGCGTATTTTTTCAAGAATGGGACCAACCGATCATAACCGGAATCCGCTGGGTATCCGAGTTATTGGAAATCGTTGGCGCCGTGGATACGTTCTCTCATTTAAAGGACAAGTCCCTGGCCAAAGATAGAATCGTAAGCCTCCATGAAGTCGGAGAATCTAAACCCGACGCCATAATCGGATCTTGGTGCGGCAAGCCCATGGATTTCGAATGGGTCCGTTCCAGAGAAGAGTGGAAACAATCCAGAGCCTTGACACAAGATCATATTTTCGAAATGGACCCTGCGATAATTCTCCAACCAGGCCCGGCTTTATTCGAAGAAGGTGTCCTGGTATTGGAAGGTATCCTAGATCGGGTCAGATCTTCGGCAGCGAAGTAA
- the mtnP gene encoding S-methyl-5'-thioadenosine phosphorylase, whose translation MGTKVKAAIIGGTGLYSLDGMELVEEVSPETPWGKPSDTIKIGKIQGKLIAFLPRHGVGHFILPNEVPVKANICALKILGVEEIVAFSSVGSLREEIKPLDFVLPSQIIDRTMGRESTFFGKGVVAHAPFADPFSQSLTDRIKKAAAKINIGIHENKTLVCMEGPLFSTRAESHMYRSWGADIINMSVVPEAKLAREAEIAYQMVCMSTDYDCWRENEEAVTAEMVIANLGKNAETAKKLLSALIPDLGNGDDLSLKNSTKYSIITAPERRNPDAVAKLKVLFPDYF comes from the coding sequence ATGGGAACCAAGGTAAAAGCAGCGATTATCGGTGGGACCGGTCTTTATAGCCTAGACGGAATGGAGCTAGTAGAGGAAGTTTCTCCCGAGACTCCTTGGGGAAAACCTTCCGACACGATCAAGATCGGTAAGATCCAAGGAAAGCTCATCGCTTTCCTGCCCAGACACGGAGTCGGACATTTCATTCTTCCTAACGAAGTTCCGGTCAAAGCCAATATATGCGCTTTGAAAATTCTGGGAGTAGAGGAGATCGTAGCCTTCAGTTCCGTAGGAAGCCTTCGCGAGGAAATCAAGCCTCTCGACTTCGTCCTGCCTTCTCAGATCATAGATAGGACGATGGGAAGAGAATCCACTTTCTTCGGAAAGGGAGTCGTGGCGCATGCGCCCTTCGCCGACCCGTTCTCACAAAGTCTTACCGATCGAATCAAAAAAGCGGCGGCTAAGATCAATATAGGAATTCACGAGAACAAAACGTTAGTTTGTATGGAAGGACCTTTATTCTCCACACGAGCCGAGTCACATATGTATCGTTCTTGGGGAGCCGATATCATCAACATGAGCGTGGTGCCCGAAGCGAAGCTAGCCAGAGAAGCCGAGATCGCTTACCAAATGGTCTGCATGTCTACTGACTACGATTGCTGGAGAGAAAACGAGGAAGCGGTTACGGCCGAGATGGTGATCGCCAATTTAGGGAAAAATGCGGAAACCGCAAAAAAACTTCTCTCCGCATTGATTCCGGACTTAGGAAACGGAGACGATCTCAGTTTGAAAAATAGCACCAAGTATTCCATTATCACCGCTCCCGAAAGAAGAAACCCGGATGCGGTCGCTAAACTTAAGGTCTTGTTTCCGGATTATTTCTGA